Proteins from a genomic interval of Streptomyces fodineus:
- the rplI gene encoding 50S ribosomal protein L9 gives MKIILTHEVSGLGAAGDVVDVKDGYARNYLIPRKFAIRWTKGGEKDVEQIRRARKIHEIQTIEQANAVKAQLEGVKVRLAVRSGDAGRLFGSVTPADIASAIKASGGPEVDKRRIELSAPIKTLGAHETSVRLHPEVAAKVNIEVVAA, from the coding sequence ATGAAGATCATCCTCACCCACGAGGTCTCCGGCCTCGGTGCCGCTGGCGACGTCGTCGACGTCAAGGACGGCTACGCTCGCAACTACCTCATCCCGCGGAAGTTCGCTATCCGCTGGACCAAGGGTGGCGAGAAGGACGTCGAGCAGATCCGCCGCGCCCGCAAGATCCACGAGATCCAGACCATCGAGCAGGCCAACGCTGTGAAGGCCCAGCTCGAAGGCGTCAAGGTCCGTCTGGCCGTCCGCTCCGGCGACGCCGGTCGTCTCTTCGGTTCCGTCACCCCGGCCGACATCGCGTCCGCGATCAAGGCTTCCGGTGGCCCCGAGGTCGACAAGCGCCGCATCGAGCTGTCCGCCCCGATCAAGACCCTGGGCGCCCACGAGACGTCCGTGCGTCTGCACCCCGAGGTTGCCGCCAAGGTCAACATCGAGGTCGTCGCGGCGTGA
- the rpsF gene encoding 30S ribosomal protein S6, giving the protein MRHYEVMVILDPDLEERAVSPLIENFLSVVRDGGGKVEKVDTWGRRRLAYEIKKKPEGIYSVIDLQAEPAVVKELDRQMNLNESVLRTKVLRPEMH; this is encoded by the coding sequence ATGCGTCACTACGAGGTGATGGTCATCCTCGACCCCGATCTCGAGGAGCGTGCTGTCTCCCCGCTGATCGAGAACTTCCTGTCCGTCGTCCGTGACGGCGGCGGCAAGGTTGAGAAGGTCGACACCTGGGGCCGTCGTCGTCTCGCCTACGAGATCAAGAAGAAGCCCGAGGGCATCTACTCGGTCATCGACCTGCAGGCCGAGCCTGCGGTCGTCAAGGAGCTCGACCGCCAGATGAACCTGAACGAGTCGGTCCTCCGGACCAAGGTCCTCCGCCCCGAGATGCACTGA
- the femX gene encoding peptidoglycan bridge formation glycyltransferase FemX: MSLTLRTISREQHLAYIQSLPAASHMQVPAWADVKAEWRSENLGWFDDRTGEMVGAGLVLYRQLPKIKRYLAYLPEGPVINWFAPNLDDWIQPMLAHLKQQGAFSVKMGPPVIIRRWNAETIKKGIQDQDVKRLRDLEADFIEPRAFEVADKLRRMGWQQGEDGGAGFGDVQPRYVYQVPLANRSLEEVHKNFNQLWRRNIKKAEKAGVEVVQGGYQDLAEWQRLYEITAVRDHFRPRPLSYFQRMWTALNTEDPNRMRLYFARHNGVNLSAATMLIVGGHVWYSYGASDNIGREVRPSNAMQWRMLRDAYALGATVYDLRGISDSLDETDHLFGLIQFKVGTGGQAAEYLGEWDFPLNKLLHKALDIYMSRR, translated from the coding sequence ATGAGCCTGACCCTGAGGACCATCAGCCGCGAACAGCATCTGGCATACATCCAGAGCCTGCCGGCGGCTAGCCACATGCAGGTCCCGGCCTGGGCCGATGTCAAGGCGGAGTGGCGATCCGAGAACCTCGGCTGGTTCGACGACCGCACCGGCGAGATGGTCGGCGCGGGCCTGGTCCTCTACCGCCAGCTGCCCAAGATCAAGCGATACCTCGCCTATCTCCCCGAGGGCCCGGTCATCAACTGGTTCGCGCCGAATCTGGACGACTGGATCCAGCCGATGCTGGCGCACCTGAAGCAGCAGGGCGCGTTCTCCGTGAAGATGGGCCCGCCGGTGATCATCCGGCGCTGGAACGCCGAGACCATCAAGAAGGGCATCCAGGACCAGGACGTCAAGCGTCTGCGCGACCTGGAGGCCGACTTCATCGAGCCGCGCGCCTTCGAGGTGGCCGACAAGCTGCGCCGTATGGGCTGGCAGCAGGGCGAGGACGGCGGCGCCGGCTTCGGTGACGTACAGCCGCGCTACGTCTATCAGGTGCCGCTGGCGAACCGTTCCCTGGAAGAGGTCCACAAGAACTTCAACCAGCTGTGGCGGCGCAACATCAAGAAGGCCGAGAAGGCCGGCGTCGAGGTCGTCCAGGGCGGCTACCAGGACCTGGCCGAGTGGCAGCGGCTGTACGAGATCACCGCTGTGCGCGACCACTTCCGGCCCCGCCCGCTGTCGTACTTCCAGCGCATGTGGACGGCCCTCAACACCGAGGACCCGAACCGGATGCGGCTGTACTTCGCCCGCCACAACGGCGTGAACCTTTCGGCAGCGACGATGCTGATCGTCGGCGGGCACGTCTGGTACTCCTACGGCGCCTCCGACAACATCGGCCGTGAGGTCCGGCCCTCGAACGCGATGCAGTGGCGGATGCTGCGCGACGCCTACGCGCTCGGCGCCACCGTCTACGACCTGCGCGGCATCTCCGACTCGCTGGACGAGACGGACCATCTGTTCGGCCTGATCCAGTTCAAGGTCGGCACGGGCGGGCAGGCTGCCGAGTACCTCGGCGAGTGGGACTTCCCGCTGAACAAGCTGCTCCACAAGGCGCTCGACATCTACATGTCGCGCCGCTGA
- a CDS encoding alanine racemase — MALTLYVDTARWRAHHKHVQEQFPGLVPVCKGNGYGFGHERLAEEATRLGADLLAVGTTYEAARIKDFFGGDLLVLTPYRRGEEPVPLPDRVVRSVSSIDGVYGLVGARVVIEVMSSMKRHGISEQDLPQLHQAIENVRLEGFAIHLPLDRTDGSDAVEEVIGWMDRLRAARLPLHTMFVSHLKADELARLQQQFPQTLFRARIGTRLWLGDHEATQYRGAVLDVTRVSKGDRFGYRQQKAASDGFLVVVAGGTSHGVGLEAPKALHGVMPRAKGVARAGLATVNRNLSPFVWGGKQRWFAEPPHMQVSILFVPSDAPEPKVGDELVAHLRHTTTQFDRLVDH, encoded by the coding sequence ATGGCGCTCACGCTCTACGTCGACACCGCGCGCTGGCGGGCGCACCACAAGCACGTGCAGGAGCAGTTCCCGGGTCTCGTCCCGGTCTGCAAGGGCAACGGCTACGGCTTCGGGCACGAACGGCTGGCCGAGGAGGCCACGCGACTCGGTGCGGACCTGCTCGCCGTCGGCACGACCTACGAGGCCGCGCGCATCAAGGACTTCTTCGGCGGTGACCTGCTGGTGCTGACGCCGTACCGGCGCGGCGAGGAGCCCGTGCCGCTGCCCGACCGGGTGGTGCGCTCGGTGTCGTCGATCGACGGCGTGTACGGCCTCGTCGGCGCGCGCGTCGTCATCGAGGTGATGTCCTCGATGAAGCGCCACGGCATCAGCGAGCAGGACCTGCCCCAGCTGCACCAGGCCATAGAGAACGTCCGGCTGGAGGGCTTCGCCATCCATCTGCCGCTGGATCGCACCGACGGCTCGGACGCCGTCGAGGAGGTCATCGGCTGGATGGACCGGCTGCGCGCGGCCCGGCTGCCGCTGCACACGATGTTCGTCAGCCACCTCAAGGCCGATGAACTCGCCCGCCTCCAGCAGCAGTTCCCGCAGACCCTGTTCCGTGCCCGCATCGGCACGCGGCTGTGGCTGGGGGACCACGAGGCCACCCAGTACCGCGGTGCCGTCCTGGACGTCACGCGCGTGTCCAAGGGCGACCGGTTCGGCTACCGGCAGCAGAAGGCGGCCTCCGACGGCTTCCTGGTGGTCGTGGCGGGCGGTACGTCGCACGGGGTGGGCCTGGAGGCCCCGAAGGCCCTGCACGGCGTCATGCCGCGCGCCAAGGGCGTCGCACGGGCCGGCCTCGCCACGGTCAACCGGAACCTTTCTCCGTTCGTCTGGGGCGGCAAGCAGCGCTGGTTCGCCGAGCCGCCGCACATGCAGGTGTCGATCCTGTTCGTCCCCTCGGACGCCCCCGAGCCGAAGGTGGGCGACGAGCTGGTGGCCCATCTGCGGCACACCACCACGCAGTTCGACCGGCTCGTGGATCACTGA
- a CDS encoding single-stranded DNA-binding protein: MAGETVITVIGNLVDDPELRFTPSGAAVAKFRVASTPRTFDRQTNEWKDGESLFLTCSVWRQAAENVAESLQRGMRVIVQGRLKQRSYEDREGVKRTVYELDVEEVGPSLRNATAKVTKTAGGARSGQGGYGGGGGQGGGGWGGGPGGGQQGGGAPADDPWATGAPAGGNQGGGQAGGGWGGGSGGGGGYSDEPPF; encoded by the coding sequence ATGGCAGGCGAGACCGTCATCACGGTCATCGGCAATCTTGTCGACGACCCCGAGCTGCGCTTCACCCCGTCCGGTGCGGCAGTCGCGAAGTTCCGTGTCGCGTCCACTCCCCGCACCTTCGACCGTCAGACGAACGAGTGGAAGGACGGCGAGAGCCTGTTCCTGACCTGCTCGGTCTGGCGTCAGGCGGCGGAGAACGTCGCCGAGTCGCTCCAGCGAGGCATGCGCGTCATCGTGCAGGGCCGGCTGAAGCAGCGGTCCTACGAGGACCGCGAGGGCGTCAAGCGCACGGTCTACGAGCTGGACGTCGAGGAAGTCGGCCCCAGCCTGCGCAACGCCACGGCCAAGGTCACCAAGACCGCCGGTGGCGCTCGCAGTGGCCAGGGCGGTTACGGCGGCGGTGGCGGCCAGGGTGGCGGCGGCTGGGGCGGAGGCCCCGGTGGCGGCCAGCAGGGCGGCGGCGCTCCGGCCGACGACCCGTGGGCGACCGGCGCTCCCGCCGGTGGCAACCAGGGCGGCGGCCAGGCTGGCGGTGGCTGGGGCGGAGGCTCCGGCGGCGGTGGCGGCTACTCGGACGAGCCCCCCTTCTAG
- the rpsR gene encoding 30S ribosomal protein S18: MAKPPVRKPKKKVCAFCKDKVTYVDYKDTNMLRKFISDRGKIRARRVTGNCTQHQRDVATAVKNSREMALLPYTSTAR, from the coding sequence ATGGCGAAGCCGCCTGTGCGCAAGCCGAAGAAGAAGGTCTGCGCTTTCTGCAAGGACAAGGTCACGTACGTGGACTACAAGGACACGAACATGCTGCGGAAGTTCATTTCCGACCGCGGCAAGATCCGTGCCCGCCGCGTGACCGGCAACTGCACGCAGCACCAGCGTGACGTCGCCACGGCCGTCAAGAACAGCCGTGAGATGGCGCTGCTGCCCTACACGTCCACCGCGCGCTAA